One Vicia villosa cultivar HV-30 ecotype Madison, WI linkage group LG5, Vvil1.0, whole genome shotgun sequence genomic window, GTAATTCCATTTATATACAATAATTCTGTCCCAGTAATTTTTTGGTTGCTCAGCACATGTTTTGGTactgttagtgcattttttatatgaattcagttttgaatgtgttatgtgttttgaatgtgttatgtgttgtgtttcaaatatatagatTATCAAGCGATGGACAAAGAGTGGACTAAATTACCGTGGTTTAGTCAAGAGTACATCAACGGTGTTACTCGATTTTTAGACTTTGCCTTCACTAAAGGAAGTCCTCAAGGAGGTGAACTTCTATGCCCTTGTGCTAAGTGTAAAAATATATATTGGAAAACCAGGGATATTATTAGGGATCACCTAATAGCCAAAGGTTTTCTAGACGGTTATGACGTTTGGGTGCACCATGGGGAGAAACTACAAAGGTCTATGGAAATTGGTGATGGGATGGAAGATCAAGATGGATCACATGATGACATTCCTGGCTTATTGCATGACATATATGGAGATAGGGCAGAAGCACACGGAGTTGATGAAGGTCCCAATGACGAGGCTAGAACGTTTTACAGTTTGATTAAAGAGGCGGAACAAGAACTGTACCCTGGATGCAAAGACTTCTCTTCGTTATCATTCACGATTCGACTCTACTTGTTGAAATGTCTCCACGGCTGGAGCAATACGTTATTCATTGCCCTATTAGAATTATTGAAAGAAGCAATGCCTGATTTGAACATTCCAGAATCATtttacaagacaaaagccatgatAAGTGGTTTAGGCCTTGATTATAAGAAGATAGATGCATGCCCAAATGATTGCATGCTATTTTGGAAGGAGCATGAAAAGGACAATTCTTGCACTATTTGTGAAGCTTCGCGGTGGAAACAAAATGCTGCAACTGAAGGATGCGAGTCTGAGCAACCCAAAAATGACTGTAGAGTTCCTGCAAAAGTTTTGAGGCACTTTCCGTTGATTCCTAGACTACAAAGGTTGTTCATGTGTTCAAAGACAGCTGAGTCAATGAGATGGCATGAAGAAGAGCGCTCAAAGGATGGAAAATTGAGGCATCCTGCTGACGGTAAAGCGTGGAAGGACTTTGATGAGCTCCATCCAGATTTTTCTAGTGAGTCCCGCAATGTAAGACTTGGCTTAACGAGTGATGGGTTTAATCCATTTAGGACCGTGAGCTTATCTCATAGTACATGGCCTGTCTTGATGATGGTATACAAAACACCACCTTGGCTGTCCATGAAACCTGAATATACAATGTTGTCATTGTTGATTCCTGGACCAAAATCTCCAGGCAACGATATCGATGTTTACCTCCAACCACTGATAGAGGAGCTAAAGGAGTTATGGGAATCCGACATAGAGACATATGATTCTTCAAtgaatcaaacttttcaaatgCGTGCAGCTCTTCTATGGACAATTAGTGACTACCCTGCTTATGCTATGTTGTCGGGATGGAGCACCAAAGGAAAATTGGCGTGTGCTTGTTGTAAATCTAACACCAATTCGTTATACCTCAAACACAGTCATAAGATGTGTTATATGGACCACCGTACCTTTTTACCAAGAACTCATTCTTGGAGAGACGATGTCAAATCATTTAACGGAGAAGAAGAACATAGAACTGCACCATCCATGTTAAACGGGGCTGAAATTCTTGAACTCTTAAAAGATTTCAATAATGAATTtgggaagaaaaagaagaaagttgatggcccgtggaagaagaggtcaattttttttgagTTGCCTTACTGGGCTCAAAATACATTGCGCCATAACTTAGATGTAATGCACATTGAAAAAAACATATTTGATAGTATTGTTGGAACTCTTTTGGACATCATGGGGAAGACAAAAGATCATATTAAAGCCCGTTATGATTTGCAAGAAATGGGAATTAGAGAAAAACTTCATCCAAGGGAGATTGGTGGAGGACGTTCAGAGTTTGCAAAAGCGTGTTTCTCAATGACTCCGCACGAGAAGTCAATTTTTTGTGGAGTTATAAAGGCTGCCAAGTTACCAGATGGGACTgcatcaaatatttcaaaatgtgTACAAGTTGGTGACAAAAAAATATCTGGTTACAAGAGCCATGATGCGCATTTCATGTTACACTATTTGTTGCAAATCGCAGTAAGAAGCACAATGCCCAAGGAGGTGGCAACCCCACTAATTCGTCTTGGTTCCTTTTTCCGCTCTCTATGTCAGAAAGTTATACAAGTGGAAGATTTAGATTACCTAGAAAATGAGATTGCAGAGATACTTTGTCAGTTGGAGATGATATTTCCTCCAAGTttctttgacataatggttcacttGCCTATTCACCTTGTAAATGAAGTTAGATTGGGTGGTCCTGTTCAATTTCGATGGATGTATCCCACCGAAAGATACTTGTGTAAACTTAAGAACTATGTCTGCAATAGAGCTTATCATGAAGGTTCTATTGCCAAGGGGTATCTGGCTGAAGAAGCTATAACATTTTGCTCAAGGTATTTGCATAGCAATGTAGATACAAGGTTTAATAGGAAGAGTCGGAATTATGATGTTACCGATTCACTTGAAACAGATCCAGATGATTACTTTACAACTGCCGGTCGTCCTTTAGGGGGGGCAGGCAAACCCTTTCATCTTGATGTGAAATCAAAGGATGATGCCCATCGATACATCTTATTCAATTGCAATGAAGTTCAAATTTACATCAGGTAGTACAATAACTATTTGTCCTCCTATGTATTTATCTACTAATCCTAAGATTAGAGATATGTTAACATATAATTTGTTGACTTTTGTAGTGAGCATGATCAAAGTGTTAATTCAAACACTAACAAAAGGAAGTGGACCAAGGCCAAAActcaaagtaaagaatttagtgAATGGTTTAAAACTCGTGCCCAGAATGATGATGTGCCATtactgtaacacccgaggccgaataaggctaggggtggttgcaccgcatgtaacacctgaggcctgagagggcaagggtggtcgccacatcggaatgagagggatcctaaggctGTGCAGGTATGGAACTGCATAgtcgaaggaaagcttataaggattgattggtactacctataccaacaagatgcatcttcttttcggtagctcattccattagaactccatagttaagcgtgcttgacttggagtagtattgggatgggtgaccttctgggaagtttcccggaaagcgtgcgagtgaggtcaaagcatgctgaaaagacccgtgttggtttgtggggtcagtcgatcatcccgaaagcagactgggatgttacaaatggtatcagagccagacctctcccagtacgatatggttcgaggacgaaccatgcggaagctggtgggcatgtaacacccgaggccgaataaggctaggggtggttgcaccgcatgtaacacctgaggcctgagagggcaagggtggtcgccacatcggaatgagagggatcctaaggctGTGCAGGTATGGAACTGCATAgtcgaaggaaagcttataaggattgattggtactacctataccaacaagatgcatcttcttttcggtagctcattccattagaactccatagttaagcgtgcttgacttggagtagtattgtattgggatgggtgaccttctgggaagtttcccggaaagcgtgcgagtgaggtcaaagcatgctgaaaagacccgtgttggtttgtggggtcagtcgatcatcccgaaagcagacTGGGATGTTACAATTACAACTTGAAAAACTTTCTAGAGGTCCTAATTTTGTTGCAAAGAGGTATCCAGGTTATGTCATTAATGGATATAGGTTCCATACTAGGAAACGAGATACAAATCGCAAAACTCAAAATTCTGGCGTAACTTTAGTTTCACTAACTTCAAGTTTCGCTAGCTCCAAGGATGGAAATCCTAGGACAGAACCCATCACATATTATGGAACCATTGTTGATATAATTGAGTTATACTACTATGGAAATTTCAACTTTGTATTGTTTAAGTGCGATTGGTTTGAGGTTGAAAAAGACAAATACAAACTTACTTGTGTGCGTTTCAATAAGAAAATTTATCAGAATGATCCATTTGTGCTACCTTCTCAAGTTCATCAATGTTACTATGTCCAAGACCCTTTTGATCCAAACCGGCATTATGCTCTGCAAACAGTTCCACGAGATTTCTTTAACATTGCTGACCCGTCAAACTTACAAGCTGAAAGTGGAGAAAATAGTGATGGTGATGGTGAATTAAATTGGGTTAGGGAAGACATACCTGCAACAATAGCTGAAACACCTTATGAAATGAATGAAGCTGAAAGTGATGGAGAGGATTTTGATTATGATGATACCCTATTTGATTTCATGGACTAATGTCAATCTATTTCATTTCTGGTGTAatacatttcttttttattttccatttgaaCTTTTCATGTATTGGTTTTATGAGCTGTTTTCATTAGGAGAATGACAATATCATTAGAATTTCTGATGTAACTGATTGGATGTGTTGAATCTATTTCATTTCTGTTTTTGTAAATCCATTATGTGTTGAATCTATTTCATTTCTGTTTTTGTAAATCCACTATGTTTtgaatcatatgtaatttatctTCATGTCCAGTAATTTGTGAGTTATTGTTAACCGTTTGAATATTGCAAATTAGTGCTGATTGGTTAAACTttgtttcttttaatattttccatgttaacagaaaatgaagaaggtttcaaacttGCAAAAGAAGACGGCTGCCGCACAAAAGGGTGAACAAGTTACCGCCAATTTTCGGTTGCCTCTATTTAGATCAAGTGCTGAATTGGCTAAGAAGTATGATATCAAATGCGAGATGGTAAATAATAATAACCGTGAAGGAACTAGTAAAGTGGGCATCCGACCTCCTTTTGTGCCTGCATCTAGGGAACTATTCAACTTATCTAAGTTTGAAACTGCTGCTTCAAAGATTGATAGTTAGGCCGATGTGTTTTATCCAACCAAAATGAGGACAAGGCAGACAACTCCCAGAAAAGTAGGGGCTGAATGTACTGATTCAAGGACCATGCAGCAAGTGAATCCCAAAACAGGGCCTGAAATTGCTTCAAGGACCAGGCAGCAACTTGCTAAAAAAACAGGGCCTGAAATTGTTGATTCAAGGACCAGGCAGCAACAAGGAAATGATAAGCAGAATCCTTCAAGTGCAAGTGCAAAGCAGCAACAAGGAAGTGCAAAGCAGCAACAAGTTTCAAGTGCTAAACAACAAGTTTCAAGCGCTAAGCAACAAGTTTCAAGTGCTAAGCAACAAGCTTCGAGTGCGAATCAGAAACGTCCTTCAATTGCATCTCAGCAACTTCCTTCAAGTGCAAAGCAGAATACTTCAAGTGCAAAGCAGCAACCTAAGGAGAAACGGGTGGATGACACTGCTGATTCAAGGTCAAACCAGAATCGTATGAAAAGGGCAATGATAGAAGTCGATGGAAATTCCGGGACAGGGCAAGGAAGTGGCTTGAAGAAGACAAAACGAAGCCCAATGTGTAAATCGACATCCattgaagaattcctcaaagaaaaTGGGG contains:
- the LOC131605693 gene encoding uncharacterized protein LOC131605693 — its product is MPDLNIPESFYKTKAMISGLGLDYKKIDACPNDCMLFWKEHEKDNSCTICEASRWKQNAATEGCESEQPKNDCRVPAKVLRHFPLIPRLQRLFMCSKTAESMRWHEEERSKDGKLRHPADGKAWKDFDELHPDFSSESRNVRLGLTSDGFNPFRTVSLSHSTWPVLMMVYKTPPWLSMKPEYTMLSLLIPGPKSPGNDIDVYLQPLIEELKELWESDIETYDSSMNQTFQMRAALLWTISDYPAYAMLSGWSTKGKLACACCKSNTNSLYLKHSHKMCYMDHRTFLPRTHSWRDDVKSFNGEEEHRTAPSIIVGTLLDIMGKTKDHIKARYDLQEMGIREKLHPREIGGGRSEFAKACFSMTPHEKSIFCGVIKAAKLPDGTASNISKCVQVGDKKISGYKSHDAHFMLHYLLQIAVRSTMPKEVATPLIRLGSFFRSLCQKVIQVEDLDYLENEIAEILCQLEMIFPPSFFDIMVHLPIHLVNEVRLGGPVQFRWMYPTERYLCKLKNYVCNRAYHEGSIAKGYLAEEAITFCSRYLHSNVDTRFNRKSRNYDVTDSLETDPDDYFTTAGRPLGGAGKPFHLDVKSKDDAHRYILFNCNEVQIYISEHDQSVNSNTNKRKWTKAKTQSKEFSEWFKTRAQNDDVPLLGPNFVAKRYPGYVINGYRFHTRKRDTNRKTQNSGVTLVSLTSSFASSKDGNPRTEPITYYGTIVDIIELYYYGNFNFVLFKCDWFEVEKDKYKLTCVRFNKKIYQNDPFVLPSQVHQCYYVQDPFDPNRHYALQTVPRDFFNIADPSNLQAESGENSDGDGELNWVREDIPATIAETPYEMNEAESDGEDFDYDDTLFDFMD